One part of the Rhizobium rhizogenes genome encodes these proteins:
- a CDS encoding ABC transporter substrate-binding protein — translation MRIAILIAALLAAGTSLAAERSVTDAAGRTVSVPEKPQRIVVMHEPLLGVPLMDLGANVVGAYGRNSDGKFATAVDFIDTVLGEGHVKPSGFGAVGQIDLEKLRALQPDLIVATEMDGGKAEQLSTVAPVYLQKVSTGHAYGFNVEENLAGLVGRSDIFAERRKAYDTKLAAVKKALSEDVKGKTYLAILLTDQINAVGDMSGAVQALEDLGYIRLKIDNAAPSGGLGSTLTMPLGAEAFGKLNPDLLVVMNSYNSPARGEDGTRAALEKIIPGWERFVKPAREGRIVFLDSTRVTTPSIPSALHALDAVESWAGRR, via the coding sequence ATGCGAATTGCCATCCTCATCGCCGCCCTTCTGGCGGCCGGAACCAGCCTTGCCGCCGAACGCAGCGTGACCGACGCCGCCGGCCGCACCGTTTCCGTTCCGGAGAAGCCGCAGCGCATCGTCGTCATGCATGAGCCGCTCCTGGGCGTGCCGCTAATGGATCTCGGCGCCAATGTGGTCGGCGCCTATGGCCGCAATAGCGACGGCAAATTCGCCACCGCCGTCGATTTTATCGATACGGTTCTCGGCGAAGGCCATGTGAAACCCAGTGGTTTCGGCGCAGTCGGCCAGATCGACCTTGAAAAGCTGCGGGCGCTGCAGCCGGATCTGATCGTGGCGACGGAAATGGATGGCGGCAAGGCTGAACAGCTTTCCACCGTGGCCCCCGTCTATCTGCAAAAAGTCAGCACCGGCCATGCCTATGGTTTCAACGTGGAAGAAAATCTTGCCGGCCTTGTGGGACGAAGCGACATTTTCGCCGAGCGCCGGAAAGCCTATGACACCAAACTCGCCGCCGTCAAAAAGGCGCTGAGCGAGGATGTCAAAGGCAAGACCTATCTGGCAATTCTGCTGACCGACCAGATCAATGCGGTCGGCGACATGTCCGGCGCGGTGCAGGCACTGGAAGATCTCGGTTACATCAGGTTGAAGATCGATAACGCCGCTCCGTCTGGCGGGCTTGGCTCAACCCTTACCATGCCGCTGGGCGCCGAGGCTTTCGGCAAGCTCAACCCCGATCTGCTGGTGGTGATGAACAGCTATAACAGTCCGGCCCGCGGCGAGGATGGAACGCGCGCGGCACTGGAAAAGATCATTCCCGGCTGGGAGCGCTTCGTGAAACCCGCCCGCGAAGGCAGGATCGTGTTCCTCGATTCCACCAGGGTCACGACGCCCTCCATCCCGAGTGCCCTGCATGCGCTGGACGCTGTCGAAAGCTGGGCGGGCCGCCGCTAA